From one bacterium Scap17 genomic stretch:
- the zwf gene encoding glucose-6-phosphate dehydrogenase, whose product MSSDIIPGVDIALFGALGDLAKRKLYPALYHLDRDGLLEKATRLIGLARQDVSLESFKDTVQAALKERVKPEHLEKECIERFLSRISYAALDFSTVEGYSAIADWRADDKGKPSPRPLMIYLSVPSRIYGDISSNLQAAGCLDEQSRVVVEKPIGSDLESSRVVNDAIGAVFHESQIYRIDHYLGKETVQNLIALRFANPMFGNQWNQNQISHVEITVAEKVGIEGRWGYFDQAGQLRDMVQNHLLQLLCLIAMDPPSNLDADAIRDEKVKVLKALRPITGERLNTDLVRGQYIAGAVDGQHVPGYLDEEGANTESQTETFVAFKTEVSNWRWAGVPFYLRTGKRMPEKLSQIVIHFRQQPHYIFDPDQRSLAANKLIIRLQPSEGISLQVLTKDSGLDKGMRLRPGPLDLDFNSAFPKRRIPEAYERLLLEVIKGQQYLFVRRDEIEHAWRWVDTLIDGWESRAATPRRYPAGSWGPVSSIAMITRDGRSWHEEY is encoded by the coding sequence ATGAGTTCCGACATCATTCCGGGCGTGGATATTGCCCTGTTCGGCGCCTTGGGCGACCTCGCCAAGCGCAAGCTGTATCCAGCCCTCTATCACCTCGACCGTGATGGTCTGCTCGAGAAGGCAACTCGCCTGATCGGTCTGGCGCGTCAGGATGTCAGCCTCGAATCCTTCAAGGACACCGTGCAGGCGGCGCTCAAGGAGCGCGTCAAGCCGGAGCATCTCGAGAAGGAATGCATCGAGCGCTTCCTCTCTCGCATCAGCTACGCGGCGCTGGACTTCAGCACCGTGGAAGGCTATTCCGCGATCGCCGATTGGCGAGCGGATGACAAGGGCAAGCCGTCGCCGCGCCCGCTGATGATCTATCTTTCCGTACCGTCGCGTATCTACGGCGACATCAGCAGCAATCTGCAGGCGGCGGGCTGTCTCGACGAGCAATCACGTGTCGTGGTCGAGAAGCCGATCGGTTCTGATCTGGAGAGCTCGCGCGTCGTCAACGACGCGATCGGTGCCGTCTTCCACGAATCCCAGATCTACCGTATCGATCACTATCTGGGCAAGGAAACCGTCCAGAACCTGATCGCGCTGCGCTTCGCCAATCCGATGTTCGGCAACCAGTGGAATCAGAACCAGATTTCCCATGTCGAGATCACCGTGGCGGAGAAGGTCGGCATTGAAGGGCGCTGGGGTTACTTCGATCAGGCCGGTCAGCTGCGTGACATGGTGCAGAACCACCTGCTGCAGCTGCTGTGCCTGATCGCGATGGACCCGCCGTCCAACCTGGATGCAGACGCCATTCGTGACGAGAAGGTCAAGGTGCTCAAGGCGTTGCGCCCGATCACCGGCGAACGTCTCAACACGGATCTGGTGCGTGGCCAGTACATCGCGGGTGCCGTCGACGGCCAGCACGTGCCGGGCTACCTCGATGAAGAGGGTGCCAACACCGAATCCCAGACCGAGACCTTCGTGGCCTTCAAGACCGAAGTTTCCAACTGGCGCTGGGCCGGTGTGCCGTTCTACCTGCGGACCGGAAAGCGCATGCCGGAGAAGCTGTCACAGATCGTGATCCACTTCCGTCAGCAGCCGCACTACATCTTCGATCCGGACCAGCGCTCGCTGGCGGCCAACAAGCTGATCATTCGTCTTCAGCCGTCCGAAGGCATCTCCCTGCAGGTGCTGACCAAGGACTCCGGTCTCGACAAGGGTATGCGTCTGCGCCCGGGCCCGCTGGATCTCGACTTCAACAGCGCCTTCCCCAAGCGCCGTATTCCGGAAGCTTACGAACGTCTGCTGCTCGAGGTCATCAAGGGTCAGCAGTATCTGTTCGTGCGTCGTGACGAGATCGAACACGCCTGGCGCTGGGTCGATACCCTCATCGACGGCTGGGAATCCCGCGCCGCCACGCCACGCCGTTATCCGGCCGGCTCCTGGGGGCCCGTCTCCTCGATCGCGATGATCACGCGTGATGGTCGCAGCTGGCATGAGGAATATTGA
- a CDS encoding pilin, whose amino-acid sequence MTRKQQAGFTLIELMIVVAIIGILAAIAIPRYQDYVARSQATSALASLRGVQTTAEEAILRGETPALTDEVAEGQLDIGIASDELDLGTIALAAPDEGEAGEFELIMTFDGEVNPRLSVAGANELGLYRDETGRWSCSGSIPAEFLPQNCAEPEVE is encoded by the coding sequence ATGACACGCAAGCAACAAGCTGGTTTTACATTGATTGAGCTGATGATCGTTGTGGCGATTATCGGTATTCTGGCGGCCATCGCGATACCGCGTTATCAAGACTATGTGGCGCGCTCCCAAGCAACTAGTGCGTTAGCAAGTTTGCGTGGTGTACAGACTACTGCTGAAGAAGCGATTTTACGTGGCGAAACGCCAGCGTTGACTGATGAAGTTGCAGAGGGACAACTTGATATTGGTATTGCTTCAGATGAGCTCGATCTTGGCACCATCGCCTTGGCTGCTCCCGATGAAGGTGAAGCTGGTGAGTTTGAGCTCATAATGACTTTTGATGGAGAAGTCAACCCACGTCTGTCGGTAGCCGGTGCAAACGAACTTGGGCTGTATCGTGACGAGACTGGTCGCTGGTCTTGTTCAGGTAGTATCCCAGCAGAATTTCTTCCGCAGAATTGCGCTGAGCCAGAAGTTGAGTGA
- the pilB gene encoding type IV-A pilus assembly ATPase PilB, giving the protein MPQSEHTLKGFAARLVDSGLLDPQAAQLAEQEANEAGESLLLHIIAHGLVTARDATLAAAWEYGLPYVDLDAIRTDSLPAIDELPEKVLRKLGVLPLYRREHRLTVGVPSPSTLTHLDELQFATGLSIESVLVAADQLAPALEQYLEAGEESAMDILGEDGEALDGLDFEGEEDNSQDMAITASSDDAPVVRFVHKVLLDAIKRGASDIHFEPYESTYRIRFRIDGMLIENTRPPFNMRNRISARLKVMSRMDISERRLPQDGAIKLRLSKSRSIDFRVNTLPTVYGEKIVLRILDPSSAKMGIEALGFEPEQRAMFEKTLAQPQGMILVTGPTGSGKTVTLYTGLNILNTPERNISTAEDPVELKVEGVNQVNVLPKIGLDFASALRAFLRQDPDVVMVGEIRDKETAEIGVKAAQTGHLVLSTLHTNSAPETLTRLSNMGIAPFNIASSVSLIIAQRLARRLCTHCRQPAEIPPEAMASMGFNEDNGFSTAELEAATIFRPVGCSQCTLGYKGRVGIYEVMPISDEMSRLIMREGTAIELADQARKEGLSDLRRSGLRKVMSGMTSLEEVNRITKD; this is encoded by the coding sequence ATGCCCCAGTCAGAACACACGCTAAAAGGATTTGCCGCCCGACTGGTCGACTCTGGCCTGCTCGACCCCCAGGCAGCGCAGCTGGCGGAACAGGAAGCCAATGAGGCCGGGGAAAGCCTGTTGCTGCATATCATCGCGCACGGCCTGGTGACGGCACGTGACGCGACATTGGCGGCTGCCTGGGAATACGGCCTGCCGTATGTGGATCTCGATGCCATTCGCACCGATTCACTGCCCGCCATTGATGAGCTGCCTGAGAAGGTGTTGCGCAAGCTGGGCGTATTGCCACTCTATCGCCGTGAGCATCGACTGACCGTCGGCGTGCCCTCACCCTCAACCCTCACACATCTCGATGAGCTGCAATTTGCCACCGGCCTGTCGATCGAGAGTGTGCTGGTCGCCGCCGACCAGCTGGCGCCGGCATTGGAGCAGTATCTGGAAGCCGGCGAAGAAAGCGCCATGGATATACTTGGTGAAGATGGCGAAGCGCTCGATGGGCTGGATTTCGAGGGTGAGGAAGACAATAGCCAGGATATGGCGATCACGGCCAGCAGTGACGATGCGCCAGTCGTGCGTTTCGTTCACAAGGTACTGCTGGATGCCATCAAGCGTGGTGCATCGGATATCCACTTCGAGCCCTACGAATCCACCTACCGCATTCGTTTTCGTATCGATGGCATGTTGATCGAGAACACTCGCCCGCCCTTCAATATGCGTAACCGGATCTCGGCGCGCCTGAAAGTCATGTCACGCATGGATATTTCCGAGCGCCGTTTGCCACAGGACGGCGCGATCAAGCTGCGGCTGTCCAAGTCCCGCTCCATCGATTTCCGTGTCAATACACTGCCGACCGTGTATGGCGAGAAGATCGTGCTGCGTATTCTTGATCCCAGCTCGGCCAAGATGGGCATTGAAGCGCTGGGCTTCGAACCCGAGCAGCGCGCCATGTTCGAGAAGACGCTGGCTCAGCCCCAGGGCATGATTCTGGTCACAGGCCCGACCGGTAGCGGCAAGACCGTGACGCTCTACACCGGCTTGAATATCCTCAATACCCCGGAGCGCAATATCTCGACGGCGGAAGACCCGGTCGAGCTCAAGGTGGAAGGCGTCAACCAGGTCAACGTGTTGCCCAAGATCGGCCTGGATTTCGCCTCGGCCCTGCGCGCCTTCCTGCGCCAGGACCCTGATGTGGTGATGGTGGGGGAGATTCGTGACAAGGAAACCGCCGAGATTGGTGTCAAGGCGGCACAGACCGGTCACCTGGTACTTTCTACCTTGCACACCAACTCAGCGCCCGAGACGCTGACACGTCTGAGCAACATGGGAATTGCCCCCTTCAACATCGCGAGTTCCGTCTCGTTGATCATCGCTCAGCGCCTTGCTCGCCGCCTGTGCACCCACTGCCGCCAGCCCGCGGAGATTCCGCCCGAGGCGATGGCCTCGATGGGCTTCAATGAAGACAATGGCTTCAGCACAGCGGAACTCGAGGCCGCGACCATCTTCCGCCCCGTCGGCTGCAGTCAGTGCACCCTGGGTTACAAGGGGCGCGTCGGCATCTATGAAGTCATGCCGATCTCGGATGAAATGAGCCGCTTGATCATGCGTGAGGGCACCGCCATCGAGCTGGCAGACCAGGCCCGCAAGGAAGGGCTTTCAGACCTGAGGCGTAGCGGCTTGCGCAAGGTGATGTCGGGCATGACCTCACTGGAAGAAGTCAATCGCATCACCAAGGACTGA
- a CDS encoding putative selenate ABC transporter substrate-binding protein — protein sequence MLRMLPMRWLATAALTLISALPVTMSLAQADTFKFTAIPDEDESRLVERFDKVADYLEEKLGVDVEYVPVKSYSAAVSAFRNDQIQMAWFGGLTGVQARQMVPGSVAIAQGVEDAAFRSYFIARRDLKLAGDAAEPLDALPDSLEGHSFTFGAKTSTSGRLMPEYYLREQFQQAPDALFSRVGFSGDHSRTIALVAAGTYDVGAVNFAVWEAAVKDGKVDPSKVQVLWQTPAYPDYQWTIRGDADSHFGADFTAHVTTALLDMKDPELLESFPRSGFIPASNDDYAPIKTVGEQLGLLR from the coding sequence ATGCTGAGGATGCTTCCCATGCGCTGGCTGGCCACTGCTGCTCTGACCCTGATTTCCGCCCTTCCCGTGACCATGAGTCTGGCTCAGGCCGACACCTTCAAGTTCACGGCGATTCCGGATGAAGACGAGTCACGCCTGGTCGAGCGTTTCGACAAGGTCGCCGACTATCTGGAAGAGAAACTGGGCGTCGATGTCGAGTATGTGCCGGTCAAATCCTACAGCGCCGCCGTCAGCGCCTTTCGCAATGACCAGATCCAGATGGCCTGGTTCGGCGGCCTGACCGGTGTTCAGGCGCGTCAGATGGTGCCGGGCTCCGTCGCCATCGCGCAGGGCGTGGAAGACGCCGCCTTCCGCAGCTACTTCATCGCGCGTCGCGACCTCAAGCTGGCCGGCGATGCCGCCGAGCCGCTGGACGCCCTGCCCGACTCCCTCGAAGGCCACTCCTTCACCTTCGGCGCCAAGACCTCCACTTCAGGCCGCCTGATGCCGGAATACTATCTGCGCGAGCAGTTCCAGCAGGCGCCGGACGCCCTGTTCAGCCGCGTCGGTTTCTCCGGCGACCACTCACGCACCATCGCACTGGTCGCCGCCGGCACCTATGACGTGGGCGCAGTGAACTTCGCGGTGTGGGAAGCGGCAGTCAAGGACGGCAAGGTCGACCCGAGCAAGGTGCAGGTGCTGTGGCAGACGCCGGCCTACCCGGATTATCAGTGGACCATTCGTGGCGATGCTGATAGCCACTTCGGCGCGGACTTCACCGCCCATGTCACCACGGCCCTGCTGGACATGAAGGACCCGGAGCTGCTCGAGAGTTTCCCGCGCTCCGGTTTCATCCCGGCCAGCAACGATGACTACGCGCCGATCAAGACCGTCGGTGAACAGCTCGGCCTGCTGCGCTGA
- a CDS encoding cation transporter yields the protein MPPSVPPSMPPSSSTESASTASAKREAQRITLIGAALDGVLGVAKLVIGKLVGSQALIADGIHSLSDLVTDAFVLVATHYGRQAPDRSHPWGHERIETLGTLVLGSLLLAVAGAIGWEGILRSWELMFGSLTIPLPGALGIGIAIISLLGKEGIFRATLKIARKQNSRLLEANAWHSRSDALSTVAVLIGLIGTQLGASWLDGIAAVVVGVMVGKIGASLAWEASRELIDTALPREQQHAMCECLLSLPEVRGAHDLRSRTLAGRIVLEVHLLVAPRISVSEGHAIGHHAVARLKAEFPQLSDVIYHIDPEDDSHLGQPSQAQPTRRQPLPLRHDIITALDECWQQSPLWQVRSGLTLHYVNHATTSAGSDSSTPHVDILLELPADALESRPEKVTQGAAKEDVKEDVKDALQCYRDSDTRNASIAEMERLAAGLEWFGRLSIGVTSHIHQH from the coding sequence ATGCCACCATCCGTGCCACCCTCCATGCCACCATCGTCATCCACGGAGTCTGCGAGCACGGCAAGCGCCAAACGTGAAGCGCAGCGCATCACCTTGATCGGCGCGGCGCTGGATGGCGTGCTGGGTGTCGCCAAGCTCGTGATCGGCAAGCTGGTCGGCTCGCAGGCACTGATCGCCGATGGCATCCATTCCCTGTCAGACCTGGTGACGGATGCCTTCGTGTTGGTGGCGACTCATTACGGCCGCCAGGCACCGGACCGCTCACATCCCTGGGGGCATGAGCGCATCGAGACGCTCGGCACCCTGGTGCTCGGCAGTCTGCTGCTGGCCGTGGCGGGCGCAATAGGCTGGGAAGGCATTTTGCGCAGCTGGGAGCTGATGTTCGGCTCATTGACCATCCCACTACCCGGTGCGCTGGGTATCGGCATCGCGATCATCTCGCTGCTCGGCAAGGAAGGTATCTTTCGCGCCACGCTGAAGATCGCACGCAAGCAGAACTCCAGGCTGCTGGAGGCCAATGCCTGGCACTCGCGCAGCGATGCGCTCTCCACAGTGGCGGTGCTGATCGGTCTGATCGGCACCCAGCTGGGGGCCAGCTGGCTGGATGGCATCGCGGCGGTCGTCGTTGGTGTGATGGTGGGCAAGATCGGCGCTTCATTGGCCTGGGAGGCCTCCCGCGAACTGATCGACACCGCCCTGCCGCGCGAACAGCAACACGCCATGTGTGAGTGCCTGCTGTCACTGCCGGAGGTACGTGGCGCACATGACCTACGCAGCCGCACGCTGGCCGGCCGTATCGTGCTGGAGGTCCACCTGCTGGTCGCGCCACGTATCAGCGTCTCGGAAGGCCACGCCATCGGCCACCACGCCGTGGCTCGCCTCAAGGCCGAATTCCCCCAGCTCAGTGACGTGATCTATCACATCGACCCTGAAGACGACTCGCATCTCGGCCAGCCCAGCCAGGCGCAGCCCACGCGGCGGCAGCCCCTGCCTTTACGCCACGACATCATCACCGCACTCGATGAATGCTGGCAGCAGTCGCCTCTCTGGCAGGTGCGCAGCGGCCTCACCCTGCATTACGTCAACCATGCCACCACATCTGCTGGCTCCGACTCGTCAACCCCACATGTGGATATCCTGCTGGAGCTACCCGCTGATGCCCTGGAAAGCAGGCCCGAGAAGGTCACGCAAGGTGCTGCAAAAGAGGACGTGAAAGAGGATGTGAAAGATGCTCTGCAATGTTACCGCGACAGCGACACGCGCAACGCATCAATTGCCGAAATGGAACGCCTCGCAGCGGGTCTTGAATGGTTCGGCAGACTATCGATTGGCGTGACATCCCATATCCACCAGCACTGA
- a CDS encoding ATP-binding cassette domain-containing protein → MPQETPSPLLHLSQDHLGHGAEVVLRDLDIRLLPGERIALLGASGAGKSTLLEALRAALQQRDIAAAWCPQRQGLVPQLSVYHNIFMGRLDQHSRLTNLLNLLRPKPAHWQAIAALCEPLGIAGLMERSVEALSGGQRQRVAIARALYQGHDLFLGDEPVASVDPHQASQLIQLIHARHTTSVVALHQRELALTHFTRLIGLGKHADGQGHVLLDVATDGLTPGDLDFLYPAAATRESSDVS, encoded by the coding sequence ATGCCCCAGGAAACACCCTCTCCATTGCTGCACCTTTCGCAGGACCACCTCGGCCATGGCGCCGAGGTGGTCCTGCGTGATCTGGATATTCGCCTCCTGCCGGGCGAGCGCATCGCCCTGCTCGGTGCCAGTGGCGCAGGCAAGTCCACGCTGCTGGAAGCCCTGCGCGCCGCGCTGCAACAGCGCGACATAGCCGCCGCCTGGTGCCCTCAACGCCAGGGTCTGGTGCCGCAACTGTCGGTCTACCACAACATCTTCATGGGCCGGTTGGACCAGCACTCACGGCTGACCAACCTGCTCAATCTGCTGCGCCCGAAACCGGCGCATTGGCAGGCGATCGCCGCGCTGTGCGAACCGCTGGGTATCGCCGGCCTGATGGAGCGCTCCGTCGAGGCGCTTTCCGGCGGTCAGCGCCAGCGTGTCGCCATCGCACGTGCGCTCTATCAGGGCCATGACCTGTTCCTCGGTGACGAGCCCGTCGCCAGCGTGGACCCGCATCAGGCCAGCCAGCTGATCCAGCTGATTCACGCCCGTCACACCACCAGCGTGGTAGCGCTTCATCAGCGCGAGTTGGCGCTCACTCACTTCACGCGCCTGATCGGGCTAGGCAAGCACGCTGACGGTCAGGGGCACGTGCTGCTGGATGTCGCGACCGACGGACTGACGCCTGGCGACCTGGACTTCCTGTACCCCGCTGCGGCGACCCGCGAGTCATCCGATGTCAGCTGA
- a CDS encoding ABC transporter permease, giving the protein MTAELRHPPRWWQARSDGARLLRLGGGLVIAMLVLVPFADLSITSRDPWQELGRMLAGLASPAPDALESPLHALILTIAFALWGTLLGALIGLPLALVYSRSRLLRGICAGLRAVHELFWALLLLQVFGLSAATALAAITIPYAATFAKVYAEILEQLPQAPLKALPWASSRAMRFVYAELPMAWRRMASYTRYRFECGLRASVLLGFVGLPTLGFYLESAFREGRYAEAGALLWIFYLLIATLPWWGHRRALPVLAIVSLWWLGPWPDVSPSLLWRFISHDIWPAPLVNASFESLISGEFATGLLQWASHLPDLLPAIGNTLLLGLLGTAGSLLIAMLLWPLASRHVGNRLSQHSTNGLLIFLRTTPELILAFILLLLLGPSLLPAWLALALHNGAIIAFLCARHANQIQLPPSRPQGKFECWLYELNPRVAPGMFALLLYRAETIIRETAILGMLGVVTLGFHIDSSFEYLMFDQAFALLVLTAILNIGVDSLARRLRPSGEISEDSCVR; this is encoded by the coding sequence ATGACGGCAGAGCTGCGCCATCCTCCTCGCTGGTGGCAGGCACGCAGTGACGGTGCGCGCCTGTTGCGCCTCGGTGGTGGTCTGGTCATCGCCATGCTGGTACTGGTGCCCTTCGCCGATCTCTCCATTACCTCGCGAGATCCCTGGCAGGAGTTGGGCCGCATGCTGGCGGGTCTGGCGTCGCCGGCTCCCGATGCGCTGGAATCCCCGCTGCACGCTTTGATCCTGACCATTGCCTTCGCGCTATGGGGCACCCTGCTGGGCGCGCTGATCGGGCTGCCACTGGCATTGGTCTACTCGCGCTCACGCCTGCTGCGGGGCATCTGTGCCGGGCTGCGCGCGGTACATGAGCTGTTCTGGGCGCTGCTGTTGCTGCAGGTGTTCGGGCTATCGGCCGCCACGGCGCTGGCGGCGATCACGATCCCCTATGCCGCGACCTTCGCCAAGGTCTATGCCGAAATTCTCGAACAACTGCCGCAGGCACCACTCAAGGCACTGCCCTGGGCCAGCTCGCGCGCGATGCGCTTTGTGTATGCAGAACTGCCGATGGCATGGCGGCGCATGGCCAGCTACACCCGCTATCGCTTCGAATGCGGACTGCGTGCCAGTGTTCTGCTGGGTTTCGTCGGCTTGCCCACGCTGGGTTTCTATCTGGAAAGCGCCTTTCGCGAGGGCCGTTACGCGGAGGCGGGCGCTCTGCTGTGGATCTTCTATCTGCTGATCGCCACGCTCCCCTGGTGGGGGCATCGTCGAGCATTGCCGGTACTGGCCATCGTCAGCTTGTGGTGGCTGGGGCCATGGCCCGATGTCAGCCCGAGCCTGTTGTGGCGCTTCATCAGCCATGACATCTGGCCGGCGCCGCTGGTCAATGCATCCTTCGAGTCACTGATCTCGGGCGAGTTTGCGACAGGCCTGCTGCAGTGGGCGAGTCACCTGCCCGATCTGCTGCCCGCCATCGGCAATACCTTGCTGCTCGGCCTGCTGGGCACCGCCGGCAGTCTGCTGATCGCCATGCTGCTATGGCCGCTGGCCAGTCGCCATGTGGGCAACCGCCTCTCGCAACACTCGACCAACGGCCTGCTGATCTTCCTGCGCACCACGCCGGAGCTGATTCTGGCCTTCATCCTGCTGTTGCTGCTGGGGCCTTCCCTGCTGCCCGCCTGGCTGGCGCTGGCGCTGCACAACGGCGCGATCATCGCCTTCCTGTGTGCTCGCCATGCCAACCAGATTCAGCTGCCGCCCAGTCGCCCGCAGGGCAAGTTCGAATGCTGGCTCTATGAACTCAACCCGCGTGTCGCTCCCGGCATGTTCGCATTGCTGCTCTACCGCGCCGAGACCATCATTCGCGAGACGGCCATTCTCGGCATGTTGGGGGTGGTAACGCTGGGCTTCCATATCGACTCGAGCTTCGAATACCTGATGTTTGATCAGGCATTTGCCTTGCTGGTACTCACCGCCATACTCAATATCGGCGTTGACAGCCTCGCGCGGCGCCTGCGCCCCAGCGGTGAGATCTCTGAAGACAGCTGCGTGCGCTGA
- a CDS encoding bifunctional 4-hydroxy-2-oxoglutarate aldolase/2-dehydro-3-deoxy-phosphogluconate aldolase, which produces MSFEKQLPSTRTTEIDSICQKASVLPVIAVERIEDAVPLGKALYEGGLTVLEVTLRTDCALEAIRLMREALPNASIGAGTVLTPEQYRQVEELGVDFIVTPGTTEALYQYGVTSSVPMLPGVATVSELMTGWQYGYRRFKFFPAEAAGGVNAIKSFGGPISEARFCPTGGISLSNAADYLALKNVMCVGGSWVAPQKLIDVGDWDGIRELAREASERFHR; this is translated from the coding sequence ATGAGCTTTGAAAAACAGCTTCCGTCGACTCGCACCACCGAGATCGACAGCATCTGCCAGAAAGCCTCCGTGCTGCCGGTGATCGCCGTCGAGCGCATCGAGGACGCCGTACCGCTGGGCAAGGCCCTCTACGAAGGTGGCCTGACCGTATTGGAGGTCACGCTGCGTACCGACTGCGCGCTGGAAGCCATCCGCCTGATGCGTGAAGCGCTGCCCAACGCCAGCATCGGTGCCGGCACCGTGTTGACGCCGGAACAGTATCGCCAGGTGGAAGAGCTGGGCGTCGACTTCATCGTCACGCCGGGCACCACCGAAGCGCTGTACCAGTACGGCGTGACCAGCAGCGTGCCGATGCTGCCGGGCGTCGCGACCGTCTCGGAGCTGATGACGGGCTGGCAGTACGGTTACCGTCGCTTCAAGTTCTTCCCAGCGGAAGCCGCGGGCGGCGTCAATGCGATCAAGTCCTTCGGTGGCCCGATCAGCGAAGCTCGCTTCTGCCCGACTGGCGGTATTTCCCTGAGCAACGCCGCCGACTACCTCGCGCTCAAGAACGTGATGTGTGTCGGTGGTAGCTGGGTCGCGCCGCAGAAATTGATCGATGTGGGTGACTGGGATGGTATCCGCGAGCTGGCGCGTGAAGCCTCAGAGCGTTTCCACCGCTGA
- the pgl gene encoding 6-phosphogluconolactonase: MSATVTEQDPRGQTARSLAEYLATALRADLDVDPSARALLVVSGGSTPKPLFAALRDKPLDWSRVDITLADERWVSEDADDSNARFVREHLLSGAASAATFHPLTNAEAEPEDGCAEVSARIAALPWPASALILGMGGDGHTASLFPDGDRLQEALTSADCCVPMRAPSVPQARITLSLERLRQTRRTVLHLTGTDKQAVLSRALSDVEAVSELPIRAFLSAPLALYWAP; encoded by the coding sequence ATGAGCGCCACCGTGACTGAGCAGGACCCGCGCGGTCAGACCGCACGCTCTCTCGCCGAGTATCTGGCCACCGCCTTGCGAGCTGATCTCGACGTTGACCCGTCAGCACGTGCGCTGCTGGTGGTATCCGGCGGCTCCACGCCCAAGCCGCTGTTTGCCGCGCTGCGCGACAAACCGCTGGACTGGTCGCGGGTCGATATCACTCTCGCCGATGAGCGTTGGGTGAGCGAAGACGCCGATGACAGCAATGCACGCTTCGTGCGTGAGCACCTGCTGAGTGGTGCGGCCAGTGCCGCCACCTTCCATCCGCTGACCAACGCCGAGGCAGAGCCGGAAGATGGTTGCGCAGAAGTGAGTGCTCGCATCGCGGCGCTCCCCTGGCCGGCCTCCGCGCTGATTCTCGGCATGGGCGGCGATGGCCATACGGCCTCGCTGTTCCCGGATGGCGACCGCCTGCAGGAAGCGCTGACCAGTGCGGATTGCTGTGTGCCGATGCGTGCACCCAGCGTGCCGCAGGCGCGTATCACGCTGTCTCTCGAGCGTCTGCGTCAGACGCGTCGTACCGTGCTTCATCTCACGGGGACCGACAAGCAGGCCGTGCTGTCGCGCGCGCTGAGCGATGTCGAAGCGGTCAGTGAACTGCCGATTCGTGCCTTCCTGTCCGCGCCGCTGGCGCTTTACTGGGCCCCCTGA
- a CDS encoding MurR/RpiR family transcriptional regulator, whose protein sequence is MAVHDLINRIRERLDELNRSERKVADVILADPAEATGMSIAALAQASLVSEPTVNRFCRNFDAKGFPDFKIKLAQSLAGGTPYVSRSVEQNDDAASYGDKILGATVAALDDARRALDPRRIERAVDYLSQAKQICFFGLGASGPVAADAQHKFFRFNLPVMAYEDVLMQRMVAAACHTGDVIVIISYTGRTRELVDIAKLARSNGAAVLGITAPDSPLARECTEVLEVMAPEDTDIYMPMTSRMIHLALIDVLATGVTLRRGEDFQQHLKKIKDSLKDTRFPPES, encoded by the coding sequence ATGGCAGTACACGACCTCATCAATCGCATCCGTGAACGTCTCGACGAGCTCAACCGCTCCGAGCGCAAGGTCGCCGACGTCATTCTGGCGGACCCGGCTGAGGCCACCGGCATGAGCATCGCGGCGCTCGCTCAGGCCTCGCTGGTCAGCGAGCCTACCGTCAACCGTTTCTGTCGCAACTTCGATGCCAAGGGCTTCCCCGACTTCAAGATCAAGCTGGCCCAGAGCCTTGCCGGCGGCACGCCCTACGTGTCGCGCAGTGTCGAACAGAACGATGATGCCGCGTCCTATGGCGACAAGATTCTCGGCGCCACCGTGGCGGCGCTGGACGATGCCCGTCGCGCACTGGATCCCAGACGCATCGAACGCGCCGTCGACTACCTGAGCCAGGCCAAGCAGATCTGCTTCTTCGGCCTTGGCGCCTCAGGCCCGGTGGCGGCGGATGCCCAGCACAAGTTCTTCCGCTTCAACCTGCCGGTCATGGCCTATGAAGATGTGCTCATGCAGCGTATGGTAGCCGCCGCCTGCCATACCGGCGACGTGATCGTGATCATCTCCTACACCGGACGCACCCGCGAGCTGGTCGATATCGCCAAGCTCGCACGCAGCAATGGCGCCGCGGTGCTGGGCATCACCGCACCGGACTCTCCGCTGGCGCGCGAGTGCACCGAGGTGCTGGAAGTCATGGCGCCGGAAGACACCGATATCTATATGCCGATGACCTCACGCATGATCCACCTGGCCCTGATCGACGTGCTGGCCACCGGCGTGACGCTGCGCCGCGGAGAAGACTTCCAGCAGCATCTCAAGAAGATCAAGGACAGCTTGAAGGACACCCGTTTCCCGCCGGAGTCTTGA